One Eurosta solidaginis isolate ZX-2024a chromosome 1, ASM4086904v1, whole genome shotgun sequence genomic window, acgtaCCTATTTTGCattttatactagcagacccggcagacattgttctgccttaaatttggtctatctgcatacattttaataagtccatctaactctgccctacccccaTCATCACTTTTTCTtagtccttttattcactcctccatccatctttttcgcttcatctatctctatcttcgtctcactctatctctttctcagtctccttttcttttctcttctctcattgccagtcccagagggtggtatgtattttgtttcagtcccattccgagtcccagtccctctctggtctacttcccggaaaaaaggatcgtaaatactaatataggcaaaattatataccaaatttcaggcaaatcgaataggacgtatgtaaataggtatgtgggtattattaattcatgtctttatttcggcttcgcatgcatatttatcagttttgccaggttgatgcgactaaatcgaatatcacaatgaaaattactttaaagccctcagcaacagctttcatttgttatccatattatataaacacattctaggggcactcgggtccacgttttgccctatatctcgagacccagttacccaggggtatgaaaattaccctcttctaaagtactcatcagtagctttaatttgttatccatattctataaacacattctgggggtccccgggttcacgttttggcctatatctcgagaccttagtcatccaggggtacgaaaaataacccgtatcaaagtactcataaacagcttccatttgacacccgtattgtacaaacacatcccaggattacccaggtccacgttttgatctcatgAACCTAGTCAGAACGGGATTAAAAGTATCCAATGTCCATCTCCTCgctctaagctacctctccaccaattttcagccaaattggttcatcccttcttgagttataaatagtgtaattaacaccactttcttttatatgtatatatagaagatttatcttaaaaatcgtttagcttTGTATGTACATCTGTTAACTATAtattcatatcttatacagccgattatttggatattacgaatgggataagattattgtgcactctcattcatgaaaggtatgaagtcttctgcACGGGCGAAGACAGTtccatccttacttgttagtattaATTTTATgaacaacaatttcataagtgtagataaagttatgcacttagcagtccatataaagtttaagtgcatatgtatatacatttaaaaacaaaaaacaacagctAATATGTGCTATGTGAAATAAGCTCAATGTTCTAACTAACGATTCACGTACTACAAACACAacacatataaacaaaaaatcactAAACAAATACAGAAGGTAACAATGACCTACTGATGTACTCGTTTTCAAAACTTATGAATAGTTAATGAATCAATTTCTGTtaacaaattataaaattgaatacTGCATTACTCAAGTTCAACTTACTCATCAAGTTTTTTGATTTCCTTTAACTTGGTTATGCCGAATGGTATGTAGAGAAGAGGGAACGGGTAAATCACAGGGAAGTGTGCTTTTTCCCCTTTTTCGATAGCTTGAGTCTAGCGGCTGTCAAGTAGTGGACTACCtggtcaatttaatttaattgtttgTGATATGTTTCAAGGTACCATGTGTGACGTTTTCTGGGATACCTGAGCATCGTAACCACTTATTCCGAACCCTGCTGACTTCCAATCGGCATAATAAAACGAAACTAGTACTCCTCACGAAAAGGCCCACACAAAGTCTCAGTGGAAGTGCAGAACGCGGGATAATACTTCAGCAAATGTTTAGTGAAATAAACAGAGCTAGAAAAGTGCTGTTTGATTTGTAGTTCTGTGGCGGTCATAGCGGTATACCACAGTACACTGGTGGTCCAGCCGATTGTCTCATACGGGGTGCTAGTCGGGTGGAGTTTACTAGAGGGATGGCGAGCTCATCTAAACTGTTTTCGAAATAGCTTGGGGCTTTGATTCGAAGTAATTTCAAGTTGATCTGGGACGATTTCGGGACTATCTTCTGGTCCCACCAGTTCGGTGTTGCTCATTCTATAATTTTGGGGCTATTTCATAACCAAGATAATTTCAACACTACCCACGGATAATTTCGGTATGGTTTTCAGTATCACTTGGGCACTATTTCGGCATAACTTCATGCCATTTCGAAGAAGTTGCGGgatcattttaaaaatttcggagaTACTTCTGAATCATTCCGGACTTTCTTTGCATTATTTACGGGATCATGTTGCTATCGACTGCGAGCAATTTTAGAATTATTCTCGGATCTAGAAAAGTTCTTAAGTTCACGGGAATATTCAGAAGCTGTAGAGGCATCATTTTGCGAGTTTTTTTTAGTGAGTTTTGGAATTATATCGGAAATTTTTCAGGATAATTTAAGATGACTTCGTGGTTTTTTGCGAATTGTTTAGTTATAATTTCGATATCATAACACACAATTTCAGGACCACTTTGAGATGGTTTCGGAACAATTAAAAAGCTATTTCGTGATTGTATGAGGGTCATTGAAACTATTCGGGATTGCTTTAATTCGATATTATTTTATGGTCGGAACTGGCGGGATgaggcctacatgttttacgctgacTCCAAACGTCatatgcaaagcagatgagttttcgttgagaagcttttcatgacactTGGAGTATTTGCTAAATCGCTGCAGAGAGGCgtacccgcttagaaaaatttttctaattgaaaaaacttgtttcgaaaTGTCTGATGTTCCTTTGGACGggattgaacccaggaccttcggtgtggtagacggagcacgctaccaccacaccacggcggccgccacatTTCGGAATTGTCATAATTTTGCGACTGTTCAGGGTTGTCTTCGGGATCGCTTCAAAATTGCCCTTAGGACTTCGGATTTGTTTTCCCCCTTGGCAAGTTTTTTTAAGATCGTTATAACTCCGAATCTATTCGAGATAGAGTAGTAGTCTTCAGTAATTGGGTTATATTGCATGTACATAGTTCCATGCGATTTGTGCGTTTTAGTTCCACAACATTTTATGGACTTTCTTTTGTGCAAACGGGTAACCCTGATTTTATCTTTCTACGATGCCTTTACAGTTCGAAATCATCGTTAAGGTAAGTGTGTATGATGTTATAAGTAAATGAAGGAACAAATAGTGACtaatgaaaatttgaaatatcGAACTCTATCACAATTTCTAGAATGATTGCCTCATTTTAAGCTAAATGATCTGTGAATGATAAATGTCAACTAATCGATTAGGTTTACAATTTTCTTaagtaacatttaaaattttttaaacactcACAACCAATGTAGTAGCAAATTTTACCTAATTCGTCACCACAGTGTGAACACTTCTTTTTGCCGCTAACACTCAACACTTTatcctgttgttgttggtgtagttGATGAGCCGGTGAAGCGTTCACATTGGTTTGCGGTGGCATTGTGGCCGTAATCGTTGCTGTATTTGTACCAATGCTGCCGCTTGCGCTCAAATGACGTTGATGTGATGGTGTTAAAGGTTGAGGTTGtgtttgttgttgatgttgtggCTGTTGTTGGTAATAAGTGGAGGCGGCATGTAAAGGACTTTTATCCAAAGCGCTGAACTGTGTGTTGTAGTTGTCGAATCTATAGAAATGAGTTTATTTTAAGGTGAATTCAAAATGATTAGTTTGTAGATGAAAATATAAATAATCACTATTTGGATTTTAGTTCTCCACTcattcaaaaataactttgatttgatGACGCTAAAAAGAGCGATTAAGACTAAATCATTAATTTAAAATCTTAAGTTTTGGTTAAAAAAAATAGGTGCTTGAGAGTTTTTATTGCTATGGTCAAGATAAATAGTTATTTTGTCACTTGAAAGTCATATGACTAAAAATAATAGATTTTTAGCGGTCGAGGTGAATATTAGTAGTTTCAGTGATTTTGACTTTTTATGATTGAGTTGAAagattattttgttattttaaattaaaataaataaaaatagtctATATGTAAGGGTTACAATTTCTATTAATCTCAATTTTATGATCTTAATTTTTTCGTCCAAAAAGCATGTTTGTTTAAGATTTTTAATGAAGCAATTAAATCAAATTGGTATTTTGTGATAAAGCCTTTCAATAAGAAATAGTCCTGATTTGTGAGTTTcgattaatattttaatattcaaaaataaaagtttttctgATTCATTTTTGTGGAAATTGAGTTGAATGGCGGTTTTGTGAAATTAAAGCTTTTCGATTAAGAATATTCGAATTTATGAATTAAGACTTGCATTAATCTCTATCTTGTGATCTttctttttcgattaaaaataaGAGTTCCTTCGACCTTAATTTGTTGCAATCAAGTTGCTTATGATTTTTTACTGCTATGATCAAGTCAAATAGTTATTTTGTCACTTGAAATTCGTATGACAAAAAATAATAGATTTTTAACGGTCGAGATTAATATTAATCAACTTGCGAGTAATCTCTATACTTCCACTCAAACGCAATAGTTGTACTGATTTTGGTGTTTTATGATTCAGTTGAAAGattgttttgttattttaaataaaaataaataaaaatagtcgATATGTAAGGGTTACGATATTTATTAATCTCAATTTTATGATCTTAATTTGATCGTccaaaaattatgtttatttgttATGATTTTTATTGAAGCAATTAAATTAAATCAGTATTTTGCGATAAAGCCTTTCAATAAGAAATAGTCCTTATTTGTGAGTTTCgattaatatttatttatctctgtttttgatttatattttttttttcaaaaataaaagtttttcggattattttttgtggcaaatgAGTGTAATGGTGATTTTGGGATTGTAAAGCTTTTCGATTAAGAATATTCGAATTTATGAATTAAAACTTGCATTAATCTCTATcttgtaataaattttttttttcattaaaaaataagaGTTAGCCTGACTTTAATTTGGTGCAATTAAGTTTAATGGTGATTTTGTGATTTTAAAGCTTTCGGATAAAAAATAATCGTTATCTCTGACAAGATTAATATTAGTGTCTGTTTTTTAATCCATATTTTTGTACGAAAATAAGAGTTTTTTGGCTTTTTCTTGTTGAAATTAAGTTCAATGGTGATTTCGTGATTTAAAACCTTTTTGAAAAAGATTAATTGTTAATTATCAATTaagattaaaattaatttccatttTGTAATCATTGCTTTTTTCGCTCAAAAACTAAACGCTTAATGATTTCTTATATTTAAGATTACTCTGCATCCTAGCTTTGTAGTCAATGTGACTGGAACTGAATCGAGCACTAAAAACCTGAGAATATTCTATGAGAGCTTTTGTAGGGCGCTAAGCCTCATTAACATCCCATGGTAGTTTGGGTTATATATTAGACTTTAGTTTGAATAATTAGTTTGTATTTTTTGAATTGAGTAGTCCTAGAAGAGGTAAAGAAGACATTGCCTTCAGCTTAAGTTGTTGAGTAAGGCACGGCGATTGAAGCTCAGATACAGAGTTCCTTAAGAACTATCACCTATCACCTTTATCACTGGTACATAAGGTATTCGCTCTGCAGAGCTCTACAGTGGCATGGAATAAATCTATGCTTAGGAGTGGAATACGCAACGTAACCGGGGCAACTGGAAACCCCACAAGGACCCCTTTTTATcattttcttcaagttatcaTTTTCTTCAAGCAATCAAAACAAAGGAAATCCCAACTACAAACTACTAGGATCTTCCTCCAGCCTAGCACTGCTACTTCATTCTAAAGTTGTAGCCAGTGCATCTGGCGTTGGGATAATTGAAAGGAGTCAGTTATAGCGGGCCTGCAAAGTACTTAGTAAATACCCTGCTCCCTTGCTGAATACTTAGTAGCCAACTTTTAGGTAAAAAACCTAGAGAAAGACAGAGCTACAATCCTATATGAGGCTGAATATATAAAGCAATATATGCGAACAATATATGGCTACTATAGACAGTTCCTCCTGTATCACCTCTACCTCTGCACTTATCCTTTtaccaaaaaaagaaatacaaaaataaaaaataactgttatttttggACCCGGCAGTTTTGTTATTGAAGCTCACCTTTTGCGCTCGCCAATACCTTTGCTCTGTACACGTTCCGTAAGCGTTTGTATAATCGAATCTGGCAACGGCTTACCATTACTATTGACACTCATAGAGTTTTTGATGGCATTCGCATTGCCATTTTGCTGATGCACAGGTGTCGCACCTGTCGAGCTAACGCGTCTCTGCTCGGCCATACGCCGCTGCTCGGCTTCCTGCACCAACCAATGATTGTTGTAGGCATGATATGCATCTGGCAAGGATTTTCGTTTCTGATGATATGCCGATAACCAAGCGGGATCATTAGTTAAATTTGAGTCGTATGATTTGCGTTGTTGCACTTGCACCCAACCATCAGTGTATTTAGGCTTTGGTGTAGCGCTGAGTGCATGCAAAGTATTGCGGGACATATTGCCCGGTAAAGCTGGATGACCATTGATCGGAGATAGCGCAGTGTTCGGAGCGATATCACCACCATTACTGCTGCTTGACAAATTTTGTGTGGATTGATGATGATATGGTGATTGATGATTGGTGTAGATTGTGTGACCACGTGGTGCTGCAGTTGGTGCAGCAATTTTCACTAATGAGCCGCTGTAAGCTTGAGTCTGCAATGAATTTCTATGAGCGCTCAAATCATCTAATGCGCTCCCACCCGTTAACGCAGCATTCGCTGCAGTAGGCGGCGTGATGTGCATGGCACGCATTGGTTTGGTAGGTGGCGTTGGTGGCAGCATATGCCGTTTGGAAAATTCTTGCAAATCAGACATGGACTTGCGATAATTGATATCCGCTGGATAgtattgttgttgtaaatttgGTACATTTGCATAAATCTGATGTGCCGTCGGTTGCGGCTTCTTTGTGTCGTTTGCACCCacgaattgttgttgttgtgctgctGATGTGCTGTGTTGGCTGCCATGATGTGGTGCTGGGGGTGGCAGCGCATACTGTGGCACCGCACTTTGATATGCTAAATTTGTAGCACCATTTGACACCAACGTTATACCAACTCCATTCAAATCTTGCAATGAACGCCGACTGGCGGACATTAACATTTTGGCACCATGTTGCAATTCGCGTCGTGCCATATTCTCGCGTAGCATTAAGTTTTCACGCTGTCGCTTCAACTCTTCCTGCTCCAACTGCAGCAGTTCACGTTCAACACGCAGCACTTCTTCTTGTTCGCGTATTTTCTCCTCGATCGAGAGCATTTTGGCATTAGCGGTGGCTGTGGCCTCGGTGAGTGATTTGGTTGCTGCAGCGGCCACTGTCGCAGACTCGGTCCACGATTCGGCGGAGTTGCCTTTGACAGTTTGTAGTAGCGGTGTTTGCACAGCAGCTAGCAAAGCTTCAGTCTGATATATCAGATCGTTTGATTTGAGGCTGTGTGGGGGTGAGTCGATTCGACGATCATTTTCTTCTGAAGAGTTCGTGTAGTGCTCGCTACTCTGACGTGAATGATTTTCGGATACACCTGAGTCACGACTTTCACCTGGAATGCGAATTAAAAGGAATAGAAAAAAGGATAGAAAAAAGTGAATACCTACTCGAATGCTAATGTGCTAGTTTTCTATATTATAAGATATGTAGGGCCTGCACATGGACATAGTAAGCTGATCCTTAGTCGAACTCATTTTGCATGGTTCTACAGAAAATCTTCGCGTAtcttaggttaggtaaggttagaTTGTCTCTCAATGAGCAAAAGGGCACATTTAGGTCCGCTGGCCCACTTTGATACCACTCGATGAGCTAAGGCACATCATTCAATAATTAGCTCAGAATATCTTCAATTTGAGCAGGGCCAAGCTTTGCCCGTCAATAATGTGCCTGTTCATACATTTCATACGAATCCTGATCGGACTGAGGCATCTCCTCTTCATCCCTAGAGTTCCGACAGAAAAAGCCCGGTATTATCCAAGGAAATGGATCTAAGGCAAGACGCTTAAGATTATTTAAAATCTCAGTTCGCTGCTCAATTAAGCGGGTCCAGGTTTGTCTGGACACTTCATATGTAGGTTCTTGACGTACTGTAAGGAGAACAGCTTTTGATTCGATTCTATCTATACCAACTGTAGTATTGATGAAGCGGAACTTGAAAGCATTCTATTCTGGCATCAAAACTAGAACTGAGATGCAAGCTTTTTACAGAAGGAGGTGGGAAAGTTCGACATGTTCATATCATAGTCGGTGTAGTGACTATTGTGAAACCCAATACCTTTTGGGGAGTGTATTTCTCGATACAACAGTAACTGTAACAACAGAGTCTAACTAAACCAGGGGCTGTTTTACAGTATCTTAAATTTGAGCCACCACAGAAAGAAATGGACTCGAATGGCTATGGACCGCAGTTTAGATAGATAACAAAGTAAGAAGCGCTGCTTCTTTCGCAGATatggctctggcgaccacaagttcctcacgAAATAAGGGGGTTGAATGACCAAGAAGGTTCGACGTGGTCACATCAAATGGTTCCCTCGATGGTCGGATTAGTAGCTTACTGGTGCTATTTTCCGAACGAATtggaaaggaccatcaacatcggcaaaACTCAGCAAAACTTTCAGGGAGCCTGCTTATCGCTGCAAAAAGAAGATTCGCATGACAATTGCCAGGGATATTGCTGTGGCCCGGACTCAGATCTTAATCTTCAAATAGTTCGACGCAACCGAAAGCCGGGTCAGGCGCTCCCATAGCACCGTCGATCGCACCAGATTTGAACTAAGGGCTTTAATAGATGTTTGGCTATCGCAGTAGGTGTTCTCAaccaccgcatccttaatagcAGCAATTTCCGCCCGGAAGACGCTACAGTGGTGGGAAAACTTACACTTGGGGTTTATATCTATAAGACCCCCCCTCCAGCATTTCATGTCCAAATTCGTTGaagggtaaaaaaaaatgttcccgaGGCAGTCGACCGAATATCAAAATATGTTAGACCCAGTGTACTCCGGACTCAGTCCGGGAAAGACTTCCCACAGCCGTACGATTTCTTACGCCTACGGGTAGTACTTTTCATCTTCAATTGCATCTCCTTTTGAAAGATACTTTCTCGAACTCCCGATTGTTCTATACACCGAAATGCACCCATGGATAGAAGAATGGTCGGACAGACGACCCATCAAACAAACAAGGGAGTCAATAAAAAGGTGGACGGGAAATCGTTTAcgatttcgaaattgttttctcTTACATGAAAACTTAACatcttaatcaatttttttctcAGCACTTACCTGTATCCGAACTGTCACATAGACCGGCCTTCAAGTACAACTGCTTCTCCAAACGTCGCTCCTCCTGTAAAAGTTGCGCCATATCTGGTGGTGGTGCTACCGTCAACTCTAAATAACTCTCGTCATCATCCAAATTTGTTGTGTCTATACCCAAAAAGCTGGACCGCTTATTACGCAACTCTTTCTTGATACGTTTTGTTGAGTTCATACGTTTGATGGGCGGTGAAGGATGATCCATAGCTAAAGCATTTACATGTGGCAAACGTGATGATATCGTTTCGTATGTATTATCCGAGGACCAAGTGTCCGTATTATCCGGTATGCTATCCATATCATCAAAGAGTGGCGGACTATCCACAGGTGGTGGTGGTGGCTTCTCTTTGGGTGGCTCTAATTTGAAACTGTTATTGAGTATGGCGCCGGTGCCATTAGCTAACGTAGAATTTTCCAAGCCAGTATAGAAAACTTCAATATTTTCGTAAAGTGGAACTGGACGTAAATGTTTGGGTGTATCATAGTATGGTTCAGAAGATTTAGGCACTTGATAGTAGGGTTCAAGTTCGACTTGCTCTGTAACTGTGTGATTGTTGATGGGCGAGAGGCGCATTGTTGTTTTGTGTGGGATTGTAGGATTTGTGGGTTGCGTAGATCTTTCGTTTGCTGCGTTTTGTAAAGCagctgttgttattgtagcggtatttgttgttttattgttTACAATTGCATGCGCCTTTTCACTAGCTATGAGCGAAGCAGTagctgcttttgttgttgctgctggcgCTATTGTTATATTTGTTGTAGCATTAGCAAAAGCATTTGTTAATTCATTAAATGAAGTTTCATTTACTTGacaattgttgctgttgttaatGCTAGCGTTATAGCTACTACGTtgattgttattgctgttgttataacagctgttgttgttgttattaccattattgctgctgttgttgttagttAAATTATTTAGCAAATTATTGGCATTATTATTAGCAACTGAATTGTCATAATTgtgattattgttgtttttgttttcaatttgatTGCACGTTTGTTTATTGTAagcattattaatattattattgttgctgttgCTATTGTTGTTCAGCTCATTTGCTGACATATTTCGTTGTACATCAGCATCAGTATCTACTTGTCGCGTAGATGCTGCTGAGATATTCTCATAAATGGGTTCCTTCGCGATACGAGTCTCGAGCGCTAAAACGTCAGCGCTATTATCAAAATCTTCATAATTGTCTGCATTACTTACAAATTTATTGTTCAATTCAGCATTGTTCTTTATTGTATATTTTGTATTAGTgttgttttgtttgttgttgttgcaattgtttGGCATTATTTCAGTTTGTTGTCTCGATTTAAATTCTTTTTCTTCGTCAGTACGATTCGCGGTTTCCCTTTTATTATtgtctgttattgttgttgtttttgttgtattttccaatattgttgttgctgttgttgatgttgttttgcgaTTGCTTGTAGCAATCGTATTTAATGTTttggttgttgcttttgttgttgttgtttcattcATGCTGAATGTTGTCTCTTTGTCTATTGCTTCCAGCGCCAATTCAAGAGCTTCGTTGATCTGTAGCGTgatttgtgtttgttgttttgtttttattgttgtttttattaagtTATTTGACAGCGTAGTCAATAATTTTAGTTATTGTTATGTATTAAGTTTattgatttttcgatattttttttattacaccaAATTAATCAAATATTCAATTCCATGaccaatccaatttcaatgtcaATTTCAAATAATTCAGTTAATTAATCAATTCAATCGTAACCGATATTGCAGTTCAATTGTGTGAGACAAATAAGCCAAGTCAACAAGCACATGAGTATATGAAAAAAACGAAGTTATGAAATCAATGTTAGTTAAGagtacaacaaaacaaaaaaaaaaaaaacaagtatttcgattataataataaattatgaaatttaattaaaattcaaataaatgttATTAAATTATATGAAATTATTGTAGCTAAATAAACATGCAAAtgttaaaaacatataaaaaatatatatttaaattgatCATGCTTTATAAGCAAAATATgcaacaataaaataattaacaatttttaataaaatccaACCGCGTGCAAAAAGCATTAAACCTTATGAATATttcaagcaaacaacaaaaaagtGTAGACAAACAAAATTTGGTATACCAGTGCCACATTCTAGATgattcttaaaaataaaaataaacaagtaagggtttctaagttcggatgtaacagAACATAATATACTCAGTTCATTTCAGACGAATTACTTTTGCGAATTTGTTTACTagtgatttatttatttgttggggctctagaaatgttgtgcaATCCTTGAGCGGAATAAGGGCGTaacaccgcccattaaaaaaaagtCTGCCGAtttgctcttacaataaaacttggtaattGAAACATCATTGATAGAAAACTATTttctgctaagttatagcttattattctagtccacgacccttttagacttgttttatatctaagttgcagtggtctttaacccatcccgtccattttaactagatatatttcctgctataaggaaagtatgtgtacttaattttattacgttatgttaatttttcttcgagttatgagcTGGGGCGGCGGAAGGTGTGGGTATGGTGGGTAGTACAACCCACCCGGAAGACCTGAAGGTGGGTAA contains:
- the smash gene encoding uncharacterized protein smash isoform X3, with the protein product MPTECEHTINNTQQQIVSQTEQQQQQQQQENEQLLPTAENLQANSGEKETGGAVQREFTYDDMEAKELNDSKMSTSQTSTTSQTSTTSSTNGHNGGNNTNGVCKKTSIISPDPTPYVTKARVTRPTPPPPPYNPMQFVQIKPCNLYQTAQEQLKKAEEVKKIKEIKKEDPEDWQNNLDNWKSSRRKRVEHIIDRVVEVKKLELEEHDRTRRKSKTFSEMIEERGERGGRGRAKLATLAVYNEDESNDLSDLGIGTSSASGKSSQSEDYDNNSVLSDNAELDKAIHENNQKPSSLPAREYISSPGYDTSSSTAPGSSPDPCEYTYEGAIQDYKQRVSRASGGSVLANYKNKTNSKTNSSKETITECNNTTNNDTYPTRRGSKIEDRLMGFEVTSPSDSQEGLEKKVDVPKIDISKRKEIFENHNTNTEPKSLGNIGAGTGNHVVPRVTLRDRFKLDESANGNGEVRDSTLKREVKRLSGDITSVRSRMQSLEQQQNLVNSINGGNGGSKLVDMPVPPLKERLSSLQNAVTKEEIKKAPVALVDARQLEIMKNEEEQHKKQIEHEKREQVEQTKNKAIEVNTPTPLEATTSTQEPVVVKIDAPEEEVDRDDSGIHTADGETDTGISEQEQQLNAAIAALALEEQQLTEAANAVNQIEAEFDELSTSAVNAIANDLAAAAANTATKTTNEQPCEMEFSINEALELALEAIDKETTFSMNETTTTKATTKTLNTIATSNRKTTSTTATTILENTTKTTTITDNNKRETANRTDEEKEFKSRQQTEIMPNNCNNNKQNNTNTKYTIKNNAELNNKFVSNADNYEDFDNSADVLALETRIAKEPIYENISAASTRQVDTDADVQRNMSANELNNNSNSNNNNINNAYNKQTCNQIENKNNNNHNYDNSVANNNANNLLNNLTNNNSSNNGNNNNNSCYNNSNNNQRSSYNASINNSNNCQVNETSFNELTNAFANATTNITIAPAATTKAATASLIASEKAHAIVNNKTTNTATITTAALQNAANERSTQPTNPTIPHKTTMRLSPINNHTVTEQVELEPYYQVPKSSEPYYDTPKHLRPVPLYENIEVFYTGLENSTLANGTGAILNNSFKLEPPKEKPPPPPVDSPPLFDDMDSIPDNTDTWSSDNTYETISSRLPHVNALAMDHPSPPIKRMNSTKRIKKELRNKRSSFLGIDTTNLDDDESYLELTVAPPPDMAQLLQEERRLEKQLYLKAGLCDSSDTGESRDSGVSENHSRQSSEHYTNSSEENDRRIDSPPHSLKSNDLIYQTEALLAAVQTPLLQTVKGNSAESWTESATVAAAATKSLTEATATANAKMLSIEEKIREQEEVLRVERELLQLEQEELKRQRENLMLRENMARRELQHGAKMLMSASRRSLQDLNGVGITLVSNGATNLAYQSAVPQYALPPPAPHHGSQHSTSAAQQQQFVGANDTKKPQPTAHQIYANVPNLQQQYYPADINYRKSMSDLQEFSKRHMLPPTPPTKPMRAMHITPPTAANAALTGGSALDDLSAHRNSLQTQAYSGSLVKIAAPTAAPRGHTIYTNHQSPYHHQSTQNLSSSSNGGDIAPNTALSPINGHPALPGNMSRNTLHALSATPKPKYTDGWVQVQQRKSYDSNLTNDPAWLSAYHQKRKSLPDAYHAYNNHWLVQEAEQRRMAEQRRVSSTGATPVHQQNGNANAIKNSMSVNSNGKPLPDSIIQTLTERVQSKGIGERKRFDNYNTQFSALDKSPLHAASTYYQQQPQHQQQTQPQPLTPSHQRHLSASGSIGTNTATITATMPPQTNVNASPAHQLHQQQQDKVLSVSGKKKCSHCGDELDTNGCSETNCRYVHRALKYIVWV
- the smash gene encoding uncharacterized protein smash isoform X1, which translates into the protein MPTECEHTINNTQQQIVSQTEQQQQQQQQENEQLLPTAENLQANSGEKETGGAVQREFTYDDMEAKELNDSKMSTSQTSTTSQTSTTSSTNGHNGGNNTNGVCKKTSIISPDPTPYVTKARVTRPTPPPPPYNPMQFVQIKPCNLYQTAQEQLKKAEEVKKIKEIKKEDPEDWQNNLDNWKSSRRKRVEHIIDRVVEVKKLELEEHDRTRRKSKTFSEMIEERGERGGRGRAKLATLAVYNEDESNDLSDLGIGTSSASGKSSQSEDYDNNSVLSDNAELDKAIHENNQKPSSLPAREYISSPGYDTSSSTAPGSSPDPCEYTYEGAIQDYKQRVSRASGGSVLANYKNKTNSKTNSSKETITECNNTTNNDTYPTRRGSKIEDRLMGFEVTSPSDSQEGLEKKVDVPKIDISKRKEIFENHNTNTEPKSLGNIGAGTGNHVVPRVTLRDRFKLDESANGNGEVRDSTLKREVKRLSGDITSVRSRMQSLEQQQNLVNSINGGNGGSKLVDMPVPPLKERLSSLQNAVTKEEIKKAPVALVDARQLEIMKNEEEQHKKQIEHEKREQVEQTKNKAIEVNTPTPLEATTSTQEPVVVKIDAPEEEVDRDDSGIHTADGETDTGISEQEQQLNAAIAALALEEQQLTEAANAVNQIEAEFDELSTSAVNAIANDLAAAAANTATKTTNEQPCEMEFSINEALELALEAIDKETTFSMNETTTTKATTKTLNTIATSNRKTTSTTATTILENTTKTTTITDNNKRETANRTDEEKEFKSRQQTEIMPNNCNNNKQNNTNTKYTIKNNAELNNKFVSNADNYEDFDNSADVLALETRIAKEPIYENISAASTRQVDTDADVQRNMSANELNNNSNSNNNNINNAYNKQTCNQIENKNNNNHNYDNSVANNNANNLLNNLTNNNSSNNGNNNNNSCYNNSNNNQRSSYNASINNSNNCQVNETSFNELTNAFANATTNITIAPAATTKAATASLIASEKAHAIVNNKTTNTATITTAALQNAANERSTQPTNPTIPHKTTMRLSPINNHTVTEQVELEPYYQVPKSSEPYYDTPKHLRPVPLYENIEVFYTGLENSTLANGTGAILNNSFKLEPPKEKPPPPPVDSPPLFDDMDSIPDNTDTWSSDNTYETISSRLPHVNALAMDHPSPPIKRMNSTKRIKKELRNKRSSFLGIDTTNLDDDESYLELTVAPPPDMAQLLQEERRLEKQLYLKAGLCDSSDTGESRDSGVSENHSRQSSEHYTNSSEENDRRIDSPPHSLKSNDLIYQTEALLAAVQTPLLQTVKGNSAESWTESATVAAAATKSLTEATATANAKMLSIEEKIREQEEVLRVERELLQLEQEELKRQRENLMLRENMARRELQHGAKMLMSASRRSLQDLNGVGITLVSNGATNLAYQSAVPQYALPPPAPHHGSQHSTSAAQQQQFVGANDTKKPQPTAHQIYANVPNLQQQYYPADINYRKSMSDLQEFSKRHMLPPTPPTKPMRAMHITPPTAANAALTGGSALDDLSAHRNSLQTQAYSGSLVKIAAPTAAPRGHTIYTNHQSPYHHQSTQNLSSSSNGGDIAPNTALSPINGHPALPGNMSRNTLHALSATPKPKYTDGWVQVQQRKSYDSNLTNDPAWLSAYHQKRKSLPDAYHAYNNHWLVQEAEQRRMAEQRRVSSTGATPVHQQNGNANAIKNSMSVNSNGKPLPDSIIQTLTERVQSKGIGERKRFDNYNTQFSALDKSPLHAASTYYQQQPQHQQQTQPQPLTPSHQRHLSASGSIGTNTATITATMPPQTNVNASPAHQLHQQQQDKVLSVSGKKKCSHCGDELGRGAAMIIESLLLFYHINCFKCCVCHVQLGDGLNGTDVRVRNHKLHCQNCYSSDDGIKFSCV